Part of the Rhodoflexus caldus genome, TCGCTCAATTGCAGCTTTGATGGCAGCCGTTGTACGGCGATAGATACAGGCAAAAATGCCTGCACGGCTGGCGTTATCGAGGCTTTCCTCAATAATTTCATCCATTTGCGCCAAAACCCGGTCTATGCTTTCCATGGCTAAAAAAGTGCATACATCATGCCGCCAAATGAAGGTACGCAAAAAAGGGCAGCCGTGCAAAAACATCAGAAGGCGACTTCTATTTTTGAAAGAATTTTAGTAGTAATATCGGTTTGCAGCCACCACATTACCCAATCAAAAACCATCAGCCATGCGCCTTGCAGGATGATGGCTTTGCCGAAACCTTCCCACCGAAGGCTGTTGCTGTCGTTGCGGCGAGCGCGTTCTATCAGATAAAAGCCGCCCATGATGTACGCCACGTCCAAGGCGGCATTGAACAGATAGATTTTCTCAATGCCATACTGTGCAGCAACCGATTCCCGAAGGTTCATCAGGCTAACACCTGTTTGCAGGGCATTCCAATAGCCACCTGCGGCAAGTACGATATTGACAATGTTCCAATAGGCATTCATTTGCCAGAAATAGCGGCTTGCTCCTTCGCTTTTTCGGGCTTTCCAAAAGCCGATAATAATGTTGAAAAATGCCCATGTGCCCAACAGCATCATTCCCTGCTGGTTGAGGTTGAGCCGCGCTAAGTTGAGCGTTACAAGTGAGTCGAGCAACAGCATAGCTTAATGATTGGATAGTTTGATGTACGAAACCGACAGGTCTTCGAAACCTATCAGGTTTAAGTCGTTCATTTTTAATGATTTATGCAAATTTTCCTTTACAAATCAACTATTACTTTGTACAGCCGCGTTATCTGCCCAAAATCAGCATTCGAATACAGGAAAAACGTGGCTGTTATCCAAAAACCTCCTGCAAAGGAATCTGTAAATCGCTGAAAATGAATGAGGTAATCAGGTCTTCTGCGGTATAGATGTCGTGCAGTCGGTAGCGGTTGTTTTCATCTAAAATAAACTGTTGCAAAAACTGTTCGTAGGGAACCACAATCCAGTATTCGCGCACGCCGTTTTCTTCATAGAGGCTGAATTTGTGCTTCATTTCCTTCTTGGAATTGCCTTTGGAAAGAATTTCCACAATCAAATCCGGTGCGCCGAGGCAGCCTGCTTCGTCAATTTTTGCTGCATCGCAAATAATGGAAATATCGGGCTGCACGACCGTGAAAATATCGCGATTGGCTGCGGCAGACTTCTTACCGTCTAACAGCCGCACATCAAAAGGCGCAGAAAAAACTTCACAGGATTTTTCCCAAAAACAGTTGGAGATAAAGTGCATCAACTTGCGCGAAATCCGCTGATGGGTAGCCCCGGGCGCGGGCGACATCGGGAAAATTTTGCCTTTAATCAACTCAACGGTTTCCTCCAACTGCCATTGCAGATAGTCGGCGTAGGTATATACGCCGTTGGGGTCTAATTGGGAAAGGCTGGTAACGGGTTGCATAGTCAAATATACACAATTTTCATCCATCCGACGGCTTGCCGAAGCCGCCGCCGCCGGGTGTATGCAGGCAGAGCAAATCACCTGCTTGCAGGTCGGCGCGGTCGATGCCTTGCAGTGCCACAAGTTCGCCCGTAGCGCGCACAAGCCACTGTTGCCCTGTTTTGCCCGGCTCGCCGCCTGCCATGCCGTAGGGGGCTTCCTTGCGGTGCTGGGTAATGAGGCTCAACGCAACGGGGGCAAGAAAGCGGATGTGCCGCTCAATACCGTTGCCACCGCGCCACTTGCCCTTGCCGCCCGAATCGGGGCGAACGGCAAACCGCTCTACGCGCACGGGATAGCGTTTTTCCATGATTTCCGCATCGGTAATGCGCGTGTTGGTCATGTGGCAATGGACGGCATCCGCACCTTGGAAACCTTCCGTTGCGCCGCTGCCTCCGCCAATGGTTTCGTAGTAGCCGAACGATTCATTTCCGAAAATTAGGTTGTTCATTGTGCCTTGGCTGCACGCGGCAAGTTCTAAGGCTTTGAGCAGCGTATCGGTCAGCCGCTGGCTGACTTCGGTATTGCCGCCCACCACGGCAGGGCAAAGGGCAGGATTATCGGAAAATCGGGGATTGAGCAGCGAACCTTCGGGCAAATGCAGTTCTACGGATTGCATCAGCCCCTCATTGAGCGGTACGTATTCGTGCGACAACTTGGCGGCAATCAACAAGCGCAAGACGTAAATCACAACGCTGTTCACAATGGCAGGCGTGGCGTTGAGGTTGCCCGCATATGTGGCTGCCGTGCCGCTGAAATCAATCGTTACTTTGTCGTTGCTGATTTGGATGCGGGCGCACAGCGGGCTGCCGTCGTCCAAACGCTCCGTGGCGGCAAACGATTGCGCGGGCAATTGCCGCAGGCTGCGCATCAGGCAATCATGCGCATAGCGTTTCAATGCCTGCATGTAGCGGCGCACCTGACCGATGCCGTAGGTACGGCAAAGATTTTGCAGCCCGCCAATGCCTGCCTGAACCGATGCCAGTGCCGCCTGCAAATCGGCGATGTTTTCGTTCAGCGCACGGGTAGGATACGGCGCATCGGTAAAGAGTTGTGCGACCGCCTCCCATTGCGGCACGCCGCCGCGCATCAGGTAGGCAGGTACAATTACGACTCCTTCTTCTGCAAGCGAGCGGGCATCGGGCGGCATCGAACCCGGACGCGAGCCGCCGATTTCAGCATGGTGCGCACGGTTGGCAACATAGCCAACCAATTCATCATCAAAAAAAACGGGCGCAATGAGCGTAACATCGGGCAGGTGCGAGCCGCCGAACGCGGGATGATTGGTAACAACCACATCGCCTTTTTGCATAGGCAAAACCTTGCGCACTTCGCGCACGCATACGCCCAAACTGCCCAAATGCACGGGAACGTGCGGCGCATTGACTACCAATTCGCCGTCGGCATCCAGCAGGGCGCAGGAAAAATCCAGACGTTCTTTTACGTTCACCGAAAAGGCTGTCCGTTGCAGCAATGCGCCCATTTGGTTGGCAACTGCCGTAAATCGGTTGGAAAACAGTTCCAACTCGGCCGCTTCGGGGGCTTGCCCTTGTTGAAGCGGCTGATTATCGGTGCAATACAATGCCACATCGCCGTTGGCAAGTATTTCCGCCTGCCAATGCGGCGGCATAAAAACCGTGTGATAATCACTCAAAAGGATAGCCTTGCCTTTCAGAGCAGCGCCTGCGGGCAGGTCTTCAAGGCGAAAAACGGCGGCATCGCCGTAGCGCTCCGATGTCGTTACCTCATGTTTTTGCTCATTGGGCAAAGGCGGGGGCAAAGTGCGGCTTTGCGGAACGGCAGCCGTCAACCACAAGGCTACCACTTCGGTTTGTTCGTCGCTTGTTTGCTCGGGAAAATAGCCATAGAGTTTGGCATATGCCTGTCGGAACTTTTGCGCTGCCGAAAGTTGCGTTTCATCTTCCTCAAAATCAACAGAAACGGTACTTTCCTGTCCTTTGAGCCGCAACTCGGCACTGATTTGTCGGATGATAATTTGTTCAGAAGCAAAGTTTTGGGCAAGCAAGGGCTGCATTGCCGCATTTTTAAGCTCGGCAAGGATTTGTTGCCAACTATCAAAAAAACGAGGCAAAGGCTGCATGATTTGCCGTGCCTGCGTATGGGCAATATCCGTTTGCCCGATGCCGTAAGCACAAAATAAGCCTGCATAGCGAGGCACTAAAATTCGCTGAATACCGAGCAAGTCCGCCACTTCGCAAATGTGCTGCCCGCCTGCACCTCCGAAGGCAAGCAGCGCATAGTCGGCAGGATTTTCGCCTTTGCGCGTGGTAATCAGGCGAATCGCTTCCGCCATTTTTTCGTTGGCAAGTTGCAAGAGCGTAGCCAGCAGTTTTTCCCGACCGATTGTCTCACCTGTTGCTTCGGCTATCTTTCTTTGAAGATGAGCTAAGGCCTGTTCGGCAGCGGCTTCGCTGATAGGGATGGAAAAATTTTGCGGCATCAGTCTGCCCGCAAGTAAATTGACATCCGTTACGGTGAGCGGACCTCCGTTGCCGTAGCAAGCCGGACCGGGAAATGCCCCCGCACTGTGCGGACCGACAGCGAGCCTGTGTCCGTCGAAAAAGCAAATTGAGCCTCCGCCTGCCGCCACGGTCTCCATGGCAACGGCGCGGCTCATGAGCGACAGCCCGCTGACCTGTACCTCGTTTGCCCAATCGGGTGCACCGTCCACGCGGGCAACGTCGGTGCTGGTGCCGCCCATGTCAAAGGTGATATGTTTGGCAAAGGGGCTGCCCTGCGTATGCTTCCATGCACCAATAACTCCTCCCGCGGGGCCGCTCAGCAAACTGTCTTTGGGGTGAAATTCCCAATAATCGGCCAGATTTCCGTTGCTGCTCATCAGCCGCAAATCGGCTGCCTTTTCGCTGATTGGTTGAAGGTACGACATCAACACGGGTGCAAGTGCCGCATTGGCAAGGGCGGTTTGGGTGCGCCATTCGTATTTAATCAACGGTAAAAGCGCCGTACCTGAGGAAACATAAGCAAAGCCCGCCTCTGTCAGTGCCTTGACCAACTGCAGTTCGTGTTGCGGGTTCAGGTAGGCGTGCATGAGCGAAACGGCAACGGATTGAACTTCTGCACTTTTCACTTCTTCAATTATTCTCCTGATTTCGCTTTCGTTGAGCGGCTGCACGATTTGCCCTTCGGCATCTGTTCGCTCATGTACCTCTACGACCACATGCGGCGGCAAGGCAGGCTTTCGG contains:
- a CDS encoding DUF6992 family protein yields the protein MLLLDSLVTLNLARLNLNQQGMMLLGTWAFFNIIIGFWKARKSEGASRYFWQMNAYWNIVNIVLAAGGYWNALQTGVSLMNLRESVAAQYGIEKIYLFNAALDVAYIMGGFYLIERARRNDSNSLRWEGFGKAIILQGAWLMVFDWVMWWLQTDITTKILSKIEVAF
- a CDS encoding hydantoinase B/oxoprolinase family protein; this encodes MNNGWHLWADTGGTFTDCVALSPTGEWLTCKVLSSGVLRGTVRKTQGNIWHVQFPFRQDIFEGYTLRLLPDGGTYQVMGSRLAEGLLFLQNAASAVAADTLFELTAGEEAPLLAARLLTHTPLHQPLPPIAMRLGTTKGTNALLEAKTPKAALVVTKGFADVLRIGSQQRPDIFALQIRKPALPPHVVVEVHERTDAEGQIVQPLNESEIRRIIEEVKSAEVQSVAVSLMHAYLNPQHELQLVKALTEAGFAYVSSGTALLPLIKYEWRTQTALANAALAPVLMSYLQPISEKAADLRLMSSNGNLADYWEFHPKDSLLSGPAGGVIGAWKHTQGSPFAKHITFDMGGTSTDVARVDGAPDWANEVQVSGLSLMSRAVAMETVAAGGGSICFFDGHRLAVGPHSAGAFPGPACYGNGGPLTVTDVNLLAGRLMPQNFSIPISEAAAEQALAHLQRKIAEATGETIGREKLLATLLQLANEKMAEAIRLITTRKGENPADYALLAFGGAGGQHICEVADLLGIQRILVPRYAGLFCAYGIGQTDIAHTQARQIMQPLPRFFDSWQQILAELKNAAMQPLLAQNFASEQIIIRQISAELRLKGQESTVSVDFEEDETQLSAAQKFRQAYAKLYGYFPEQTSDEQTEVVALWLTAAVPQSRTLPPPLPNEQKHEVTTSERYGDAAVFRLEDLPAGAALKGKAILLSDYHTVFMPPHWQAEILANGDVALYCTDNQPLQQGQAPEAAELELFSNRFTAVANQMGALLQRTAFSVNVKERLDFSCALLDADGELVVNAPHVPVHLGSLGVCVREVRKVLPMQKGDVVVTNHPAFGGSHLPDVTLIAPVFFDDELVGYVANRAHHAEIGGSRPGSMPPDARSLAEEGVVIVPAYLMRGGVPQWEAVAQLFTDAPYPTRALNENIADLQAALASVQAGIGGLQNLCRTYGIGQVRRYMQALKRYAHDCLMRSLRQLPAQSFAATERLDDGSPLCARIQISNDKVTIDFSGTAATYAGNLNATPAIVNSVVIYVLRLLIAAKLSHEYVPLNEGLMQSVELHLPEGSLLNPRFSDNPALCPAVVGGNTEVSQRLTDTLLKALELAACSQGTMNNLIFGNESFGYYETIGGGSGATEGFQGADAVHCHMTNTRITDAEIMEKRYPVRVERFAVRPDSGGKGKWRGGNGIERHIRFLAPVALSLITQHRKEAPYGMAGGEPGKTGQQWLVRATGELVALQGIDRADLQAGDLLCLHTPGGGGFGKPSDG
- a CDS encoding Uma2 family endonuclease, whose translation is MQPVTSLSQLDPNGVYTYADYLQWQLEETVELIKGKIFPMSPAPGATHQRISRKLMHFISNCFWEKSCEVFSAPFDVRLLDGKKSAAANRDIFTVVQPDISIICDAAKIDEAGCLGAPDLIVEILSKGNSKKEMKHKFSLYEENGVREYWIVVPYEQFLQQFILDENNRYRLHDIYTAEDLITSFIFSDLQIPLQEVFG